The following are encoded together in the Montipora foliosa isolate CH-2021 chromosome 12, ASM3666993v2, whole genome shotgun sequence genome:
- the LOC137979246 gene encoding uncharacterized protein, with product MSALSAAVVKINIHEVQNLLQQDGVDVNARDSHGNTALHLTRNKSIASLLINAGADPNLQNKDGDTPLHMSFVLDQVMFAEFLSDHRRFLELVTVLLEAGASPNIQNKYGYNSLHYLFVYGGIAGLDFDASLIHEFIALLLRFNVDVNMPDFEGCTPLHHAVKEPHVLNVELLMRSGTQIDARDSVRGMTSLHHLLHSDNEEMIQLLLQSQADVNTQDLYGRTVLSTAAEVGNHVMVQLLLKDPRISIDLVDKNGITPLHLAAAFKRVDIIEMLIQASADVNAPDYLNATPLHYAAYGGTPEIITQLLEAGANDKLVDNAGWLPVQYALSRHYYHTALRFGKEFLADVANNATRDVTVSGASVDDIIAQSLPADDIFTMVVAASNVYSKGFDSSVVPRDLVEFMREKSAGNIPGYLRDMHMVAGVGLVPTDMAEVDRMRQSVEDFITKWAEEIAQIDMRFKGNLIPSGSAYEGTKVEDPDEFDYMLRLEELGQMCSVTFDEDTLYNEVIIHKKFNESGVYEDFFHGGQLDSGYVMSKFVDSAKQALAHLADHTPVPREMYIEGLTEHSLVEDTWTLTGTVTCNLQLKWAGLHYKQLVITVDLVPAIPVLHWPLIARKMSRLLTDDIKSRGCHLVPKSGYWRLSFSTAENLIMAGLSQEEKFAFVGAKIVLHPAVSCKILVYDDDRVSVDENKEKYEFSELEEDDLTSDVHAHAHVKERDFDQLQNKCEKSNLDAEDGSCLTIKADESVAITESGISSETRKSPSMAVPFTIVGRVALSAQGNSATILKLADAQDFESSSRLTLKIANDAAISPVAEHPHKLDEQEEIEEDSPQTEGSYEHVKTLLPLDILSTYLIKNLFFNCIEENATESSGKTVTTGQIFSKLMEFLRERRPIPYYFIPNQYFSGLDEDSLLEDDGRDIVLVATVINSILNES from the coding sequence ATGTCAGCTTTGTCTGCTGCGGTCGTGAAAATCAATATCCACGAAGTGCAAAATTTGTTACAGCAGGATGGAGTGGACGTGAATGCTAGAGACAGCCATGGTAATACAGCACTACATCTAACACGTAATAAATCGATAGCATCGCTGTTAATAAACGCAGGTGCCGACCCAAACCTGCAGAACAAAGATGGAGACACACCTCTTCACATGTCGTTTGTTCTGGATCAGGTCATGTTTGCAGAGTTTTTATCAGATCATCGCAGATTTTTAGAACTGGTCACCGTGTTGTTAGAGGCCGGGGCATCCCCAAACATACAGAATAAATATGGTTATAACAGTCTTCATTATTTGTTTGTCTACGGTGGTATTGCAGGGCTTGACTTTGACGCCTCTTTGATTCACGAGTTTATCGCGCTCCTTCTCCGATTCAATGTGGATGTGAATATGCCAGATTTTGAAGGTTGCACTCCGTTGCATCACGCTGTCAAAGAACCGCATGTGCTCAATGTTGAGTTGCTTATGAGATCAGGGACTCAAATTGATGCTCGAGATTCAGTCCGCGGAATGACATCGTTACACCATTTGCTTCACTCCGATAATGAAGAAATGATCCAGCTTTTACTGCAAAGCCAAGCTGACGTGAATACACAAGATTTGTATGGACGTACAGTTCTGTCTACAGCTGCAGAAGTTGGAAACCACGTTATGGTCCAATTGCTTTTAAAGGATCCTCGCATATCCATCGACCTTGTGGACAAGAACGGCATCACTCCTCTCCACCTTGCAGCTGCCTTTAAACGCGTCGATATCATCGAAATGCTCATCCAAGCCTCTGCCGACGTGAATGCGCCCGATTATCTTAACGCCACCCCTCTTCATTACGCTGCCTACGGAGGAACGCCAGAAATTATCACCCAGTTATTAGAGGCAGGTGCAAACGACAAGCTAGTCGACAACGCTGGCTGGCTTCCGGTACAGTATGCTTTGTCCAGGCACTATTACCACACTGCTTTGAGATTTGGCAAAGAATTTCTCGCTGACGTTGCGAACAATGCAACGCGTGATGTGACGGTTTCAGGTGCTTCAGTTGATGATATCATCGCTCAAAGCCTTCCAGCTGACGATATATTTACCATGGTTGTCGCTGCCTCAAATGTATACTCAAAAGGATTTGACTCGTCCGTGGTACCCCGGGATTTAGTGGAGTTTATGAGAGAGAAGTCTGCTGGGAATATTCCTGGCTATCTGCGTGACATGCACATGGTGGCAGGAGTTGGACTGGTACCCACAGATATGGCAGAAGTTGACAGAATGAGACAAAGTGTTGAAGATTTCATTACTAAGTGGGCAGAGGAAATAGCCCAAATTGACATGAGGTTCAAAGGCAATTTGATTCCTTCTGGGAGTGCTTACGAAGGAACGAAAGTTGAAGATCCCGACGAATTTGATTACATGTTACGTCTCGAAGAGCTTGGCCAAATGTGCTCGGTCACGTTTGATGAAGACACTTTGTACAATGAGGTGATAATTCACAAGAAATTTAATGAATCGGGAGTGTATGAGGACTTTTTTCACGGGGGCCAATTGGACAGTGGTTATGTTATGAGCAAGTTTGTGGATAGTGCCAAACAGGCCTTAGCACACCTTGCGGACCACACCCCAGTACCACGAGAGATGTACATCGAAGGCCTCACCGAACACAGCTTAGTTGAAGATACATGGACACTCACAGGAACTGTCACATGCAATCTGCAGTTAAAGTGGGCTGGTTTGCATTACAAGCAATTGGTGATTACAGTGGACCTGGTTCCTGCTATTCCAGTGCTCCATTGGCCTCTCATAGCACGGAAAATGAGCAGATTATTGACAGATGATATCAAATCTCGCGGCTGTCATTTGGTTCCAAAAAGTGGCTATTGGAGGCTGTCGTTTTCTACGGCTGAGAATCTGATAATGGCCGGCCTATCACAGGAAGAAAAGTTTGCGTTTGTCGGCGCCAAAATTGTTCTACACCCAGCTGTGTCTTGCAAGATACTTGTATATGATGATGATCGCGTCTCCGTTgacgaaaacaaagaaaaatatgagtTTTCAGAGCTAGAAGAAGACGACCTCACCAGTGATGTGCATGCGCATGCGCACGTCAAAGAAAGAGATTTTGACCAATTGCAAAATAAGTGCGAGAAAAGCAACCTGGATGCTGAAGATGGTTCGTGCTTGACAATTAAAGCTGATGAATCTGTTGCAATCACCGAAAGTGGGATTTCGAGCGAGACGCGCAAATCCCCTTCAATGGCAGTGCCGTTTACCATAGTAGGCAGGGTTGCTTTGTCTGCACAAGGCAACAGTGCTACAATCTTAAAATTGGCAGATGCTCAAGATTTCGAATCGTCAAGTCGATTAACGTTAAAAATTGCTAATGATGCAGCGATCAGCCCAGTTGCAGAACACCCACATAAACTTGATGAacaagaagaaattgaagaagattCACCCCAGACTGAAGGCAGTTATGAGCACGTCAAGACACTTCTTCCTCTCGACATTTTGTCGACTTACTTGATCAAGAACTTGTTTTTCAATTGCATTGAGGAAAACGCAACCGAATCAAGTGGGAAGACAGTCACAACTGGGCAGATCTTTAGCAAACTGATGGAGTTTTTGAGGGAACGTCGTCCAATTCCATATTATTTTATCCCAAATCAATATTTCTCGGGACTCGATGAAGATTCTTTACTAGAAGATGATGGACGTGACATTGTGTTAGTAGCTACAGTAATTAACTCAATACTAAATGAAAGTTGA